In a single window of the Cucumis melo cultivar AY chromosome 11, USDA_Cmelo_AY_1.0, whole genome shotgun sequence genome:
- the LOC103495994 gene encoding plant UBX domain-containing protein 4, translating to METEAQHDAAANAASINSFIEITSSSKEEALFFLESHNWDLDAAVSTFLDNHAADAIDATATATATATRPLPPPDSPEFAPSESPSRSRSPSPPASRAPYELRSRRTRGESEKKDDNRASGSRTRRIRTLSDLNRPAEGDSDSDSDELQEYYTGGEKSGMLVQDPSKGNSVDAIFDQARQSAVDVPIEPSSASRSFTGTARLLSGETVPSIPRHPEAVTHTVTFWRNGFSVDDGPLRRLDDPENAPFIESIRRSECPVELEPADRRTSVHVNLVRREEDYPEPVKHRHAPFQGVGRTLASDLPNSDAPSATHSLNVAPLPSTGLVVDDSLPITSLQLRLADGTRMVSRFNHHHTVRDIRGFIDASRPSGARNYQLQTMGFPPKQLAELDQTIEQAGIANSVVIQKF from the exons ATGGAAACGGAAGCTCAACATGATGCAGCTGCCAATGCTGCTTCCATTAACTCTTTCATCGAGATCACTTCCTCTTCCAAAGAGGAAGCCCTTTTCTTCTTAGAGAGCCACAATTGGGATCTCGACGCCGCCGTTTCCACCTTCTTGGATAACCATGCCGCCGATGCCATCGACGCCACCGCCACCGCCACCGCTACTGCCACTCGCCCACTTCCACCTCCTGATTCGCCTGAATTTGCTCCTTCAGAGTCGCCATCGCGTTCTCGTTCCCCTTCCCCACCTGCTTCTCGTGCTCCTTATGAGCTCCGTTCGAGAAGAACTAGGGGTGAATCGGAGAAGAAGGATGACAATAGGGCTTCTGGTAGTAGGACGCGTCGCATCCGCACCCTCTCTGACCTAAACCGGCCGGCGGAAGGGGACTCTGATAGCGACTCTGATGAGCTGCAAGAGTACTACACTGGTGGTGAGAAGAG TGGCATGCTTGTGCAGGATCCTTCCAAAGGCAATTCTGTCGATGCAATTTTTGATCAAGCCAGACAATCAGCAGTCGATGTACCTATTGAACCATCTTCAGCTTCGAGAAGCTTTACTGGCACTGCCAGATTGCTCTCTGGGGAGACAGTGCCCTCAATTCCTAGGCACCCAGAGGCTGTCACTCACACTGTCACTTTCTGGAGGAATGGATTTTCTGTTGATGATGGTCCTTTAAGGAGATTGGATGATCCTGAAAATGCACCTTTTATAGAG AGTATTCGTAGGTCAGAGTGTCCTGTAGAGCTCGAACCTGCAGATAGGAGGACATCTGTCCATGTTAACCTTGTCAGAAGAGAGGAAGACTACCCA GAACCGGTGAAGCACCGCCATGCTCCATTCCAAGGCGTTGGGAGAACATTAGCTAGTGACTTGCCAAACTCGGATGCTCCCTCTGCCACTCATTCACTGAATGTTGCTCCGCTCCCATCAACAGGTTTGGTGGTTGACGACTCATTGCCAATTACTTCTCTTCAGCTTAGGTTGGCAGATGGGACACGAATGGTCTCGCGTTTCAACCACCACCACACAGTCAGGGACATTCGTGGGTTCATTGATGCATCAAGGCCCAGTGGTGCGAGAAATTACCAGCTCCAGACTATGGGTTTCCCTCCCAAACAATTGGCTGAATTGGATCAAACTATCGAACAAGCTGGAATAGCCAATTCTGTTGTGATTCAGAAATTCTAA